A stretch of the Synechocystis sp. PCC 7338 genome encodes the following:
- a CDS encoding NAD(P)/FAD-dependent oxidoreductase, whose protein sequence is MTDARPRICILGGGFGGLYTALRLSQLPWEGHTPPEIVLVDQRDRFLFAPFLYELVTEEMQTWEIAPPFVELLAESGVVFRQAEVTAIDFDRQKVMLNDQDRGSENLAFDQLVIALGGQTPLPNLPGLKDYGLSFRTLEDAYKLKQKLKLLEQSDTEKIRVAIVGGGYSGVELAAKLGDRLGTRGRIRIIERGQEILAMSSEFNRQQAQASLSAKGIWVDTETTVTAITATDVTLQFREQEDVIPVDLVLWTVGTTVSPLIRNLALPHNHQGQLKTNAQLQVEGKTNIFALGDGAEGRDANGQLIPTTAQGAFQQADYCAWNIWANLTGRPLLPCRYQPLGEMLALGTDGAVLSVLGIKLSGPAAVLARRLVYLYRFPTWKHQLTVGLNWLTRPLGDWLKNEPS, encoded by the coding sequence ATGACGGACGCTCGACCACGGATTTGTATTTTAGGGGGAGGATTTGGCGGCCTTTATACCGCCCTGCGCCTCAGTCAACTGCCCTGGGAAGGGCATACTCCACCGGAAATTGTCCTCGTCGATCAACGGGACCGGTTTTTGTTTGCTCCTTTTCTCTATGAATTGGTGACGGAGGAAATGCAAACTTGGGAAATTGCTCCCCCCTTTGTGGAACTGTTGGCGGAATCAGGGGTAGTTTTTCGCCAGGCAGAAGTGACGGCCATTGATTTTGACCGCCAGAAAGTGATGTTAAATGACCAGGACAGGGGTTCGGAAAATTTAGCGTTTGATCAGTTAGTCATTGCCCTGGGGGGCCAAACACCCCTACCCAATTTGCCGGGGTTAAAGGATTATGGTTTATCGTTTCGCACCCTGGAAGATGCCTATAAACTCAAGCAAAAATTAAAATTGCTGGAACAGTCCGATACCGAAAAAATCCGGGTGGCCATTGTCGGTGGGGGCTACAGTGGGGTGGAATTGGCAGCCAAGCTCGGCGATCGCCTGGGGACTCGGGGCCGCATCCGCATTATCGAACGGGGCCAAGAAATTTTAGCCATGTCCTCAGAATTCAATCGTCAGCAGGCCCAGGCCAGTCTCTCCGCCAAGGGCATTTGGGTAGATACGGAAACCACCGTCACCGCCATCACCGCCACCGATGTCACCCTCCAGTTCCGGGAACAGGAAGATGTAATTCCAGTGGATTTGGTGCTTTGGACTGTGGGCACCACCGTTTCCCCCCTCATCCGTAATTTAGCCCTGCCCCATAACCACCAAGGTCAGCTTAAAACCAATGCCCAACTGCAGGTGGAAGGAAAAACTAACATTTTTGCCTTGGGGGATGGGGCCGAAGGTCGGGATGCCAACGGTCAATTAATTCCCACCACGGCCCAGGGGGCATTCCAACAGGCAGACTATTGTGCTTGGAACATTTGGGCTAACTTAACCGGCCGTCCCCTCCTGCCCTGTCGTTATCAACCCCTAGGGGAAATGCTGGCCCTGGGCACCGATGGCGCTGTGTTGAGCGTTTTAGGCATCAAATTAAGTGGTCCAGCCGCTGTGTTGGCCCGCCGGTTGGTCTATCTCTACCGTTTTCCCACTTGGAAGCATCAATTAA
- a CDS encoding type 1 glutamine amidotransferase: MELTIGWLYPKLMSTYGDRGNVICIQRRCQWRQIPVKILPLEQTSDAALFLQADVIVGGGAQDRQQEIVMRDLQGAKAEALKNQLDGGIPGVFTCGSPQLLGHYYEPALGQRIQGLGLLDMVSKHPGPEAKRCIGNVVFEITAEPLRQELQAMTGEIPIVIGFENHGGRTYLQTVAPLGKVKTGYGNNGEDGFEGAFHQKAIATYSHGPLLPKNPFLADWLIRTALEKKYQKQVQLAPLEDRLAQQARAAMLKRLE, encoded by the coding sequence ATGGAATTAACAATCGGCTGGCTTTATCCCAAACTCATGAGCACCTACGGCGATCGGGGCAATGTCATTTGCATCCAACGTCGTTGTCAATGGCGGCAGATCCCCGTGAAAATTCTGCCCTTGGAACAAACCAGCGATGCGGCACTATTTCTCCAAGCCGACGTAATTGTGGGGGGCGGGGCCCAGGATCGCCAACAGGAAATTGTCATGCGGGACTTGCAGGGCGCTAAGGCAGAGGCCCTAAAAAATCAACTAGACGGCGGCATTCCCGGAGTCTTCACCTGCGGCTCTCCCCAACTGCTGGGGCACTATTACGAACCTGCCCTGGGACAAAGAATTCAGGGTTTGGGACTGCTGGATATGGTCAGTAAACATCCAGGACCCGAAGCGAAACGGTGTATTGGGAACGTGGTGTTTGAAATTACCGCTGAACCCCTCCGGCAGGAATTGCAGGCCATGACCGGGGAAATTCCCATTGTGATCGGCTTTGAAAACCACGGTGGCCGTACCTACCTCCAAACGGTTGCTCCCCTGGGTAAAGTTAAAACCGGCTATGGCAACAACGGCGAAGATGGTTTTGAAGGGGCCTTCCACCAAAAGGCGATCGCCACCTACTCCCATGGCCCCCTGTTGCCGAAAAATCCCTTTTTAGCTGACTGGTTGATCCGCACAGCCCTGGAGAAAAAGTATCAAAAGCAAGTACAGTTAGCGCCCCTGGAAGACCGCCTCGCCCAGCAAGCCCGCGCCGCCATGCTCAAACGGCTAGAATAG
- a CDS encoding peptide ABC transporter substrate-binding protein, producing the protein MLLNLPAAVKSRSCQKLIGGLLPLLLFACGSPNVGNGNSQQNGQETLKILSWQAPTILNPHLATGFKDAEASRIALEPLASFDHEGNLIPFLAAEIPSVENGGVATDGLSVTWKLKPDVLWSDGQPFSAEDVAFTYKFLSDPKTGATSTGTYEAIAKVEALDKNTVKVTFKEPNPAWFLPFVGSEGMILPQHIYKDFVGEKARQAPANLLPIGTGPYRVTSFKPGDVVLYEVNPHYRDRENVGFQQVEIKGGGDATSAARAVLQTGDADFALNLQVEDNILQSLAQGGKGEIVADLGSLSERVIFNLSDPDPARTNGDRSSVKFPHPFLQDPLVRKAITLGIDRDLIAKQLYGVTGQPTANVLLLPQQYASQNTSFQFNPTEAQQLLDQAGWKDSNGNGIRDKDGIELQMVFQTSVNPLRQKTQQVIKQTLQAIGVGVELKSIDPSVFFSGDPANPDTLERFQGDLSMFTTGNTNPDPSKYMQTFTCEAIPTAENQWSGDNYGRYCSEEYDQLWQTAVAELDPEKRQQSFIQMNDLLVDDYILVPLVHRASVVGVGDRLDGVQLTPWDRPTWNIKDWKPKAK; encoded by the coding sequence GTGTTGCTAAATCTTCCCGCCGCCGTTAAGTCTCGTTCTTGCCAAAAACTAATTGGGGGACTGTTGCCCTTATTACTCTTTGCCTGTGGTAGCCCCAATGTTGGTAATGGGAATTCTCAGCAAAATGGTCAAGAAACCCTGAAAATTCTCTCTTGGCAGGCTCCCACGATTTTAAATCCCCATTTGGCTACGGGCTTTAAGGATGCGGAAGCTAGTCGCATTGCCCTGGAACCCCTGGCAAGTTTTGACCACGAAGGCAACCTAATCCCGTTTTTGGCAGCAGAAATTCCCAGCGTAGAAAATGGCGGTGTGGCAACCGATGGTTTGTCCGTCACCTGGAAGTTAAAGCCTGATGTGCTCTGGTCTGATGGGCAACCCTTCTCGGCGGAGGATGTGGCGTTTACTTACAAATTTCTCAGTGATCCTAAAACTGGAGCCACCAGCACTGGCACCTATGAGGCGATCGCCAAGGTGGAAGCGTTAGATAAAAATACAGTCAAAGTAACCTTTAAGGAACCCAACCCCGCTTGGTTTTTGCCCTTTGTGGGCAGTGAAGGGATGATTCTGCCCCAGCATATTTATAAAGATTTTGTCGGAGAGAAGGCGCGGCAGGCACCGGCCAATCTTTTGCCTATTGGTACCGGGCCCTATCGGGTCACCAGTTTTAAGCCAGGGGATGTGGTGTTGTATGAAGTTAATCCCCATTATCGAGACCGGGAAAACGTTGGCTTTCAACAGGTGGAAATTAAGGGTGGGGGAGATGCTACCTCTGCGGCCCGGGCTGTACTACAAACGGGGGATGCGGATTTTGCTCTCAATTTACAGGTGGAGGACAATATTCTCCAGTCCTTGGCCCAGGGCGGCAAAGGGGAAATTGTGGCAGATTTAGGCAGTTTGAGTGAACGGGTGATTTTCAATCTTAGTGACCCGGACCCTGCCCGCACCAATGGCGATCGCTCCTCAGTGAAGTTTCCCCATCCCTTTTTGCAGGATCCCCTAGTGAGAAAGGCGATTACGTTAGGCATTGACCGGGATTTAATTGCCAAACAACTTTATGGTGTGACTGGCCAACCTACAGCCAATGTTTTGCTGTTGCCCCAGCAGTACGCTTCTCAAAATACGAGTTTCCAATTTAATCCCACCGAAGCTCAGCAATTACTCGACCAGGCGGGCTGGAAGGACAGCAACGGCAATGGCATTCGGGACAAGGATGGTATTGAATTGCAAATGGTATTCCAAACTAGCGTTAATCCCCTGCGGCAAAAGACCCAGCAGGTCATTAAACAAACTCTCCAGGCGATCGGCGTGGGGGTAGAACTGAAAAGCATTGACCCCAGTGTGTTCTTTTCCGGCGATCCGGCCAATCCCGACACATTGGAACGATTTCAGGGGGATTTGTCCATGTTCACCACGGGCAACACTAATCCGGATCCGAGTAAATATATGCAAACCTTCACCTGTGAGGCCATTCCCACCGCAGAGAACCAATGGAGTGGGGACAATTATGGGCGTTACTGTAGCGAAGAATATGACCAACTCTGGCAAACAGCGGTGGCCGAGTTAGATCCGGAAAAACGCCAGCAATCATTCATTCAAATGAACGATTTATTAGTGGATGATTATATTCTGGTGCCCCTGGTGCATCGGGCCAGTGTTGTGGGGGTAGGCGATCGCCTGGATGGGGTGCAGTTAACTCCCTGGGATCGTCCCACTTGGAATATCAAAGATTGGAAACCGAAAGCAAAATAG
- the psb28 gene encoding photosystem II reaction center protein Psb28 has translation MMTLTPTIEFFAGLPEELSNVSLRRNATTGARTVVMTFERLQAIEKFQSFTQRFNGHLRLADEEGAMEIEPSSVKFIFGGDEGDELRGAQCSFDLIKNDHWERFIRFMERYAEANGMGYQDR, from the coding sequence ATGATGACCCTCACTCCCACCATCGAATTTTTTGCTGGTCTCCCCGAAGAACTCAGCAATGTCAGCCTCCGCCGCAATGCCACTACGGGGGCCCGCACAGTGGTGATGACCTTTGAACGTCTCCAGGCGATCGAAAAGTTTCAGAGTTTTACCCAAAGGTTTAACGGTCATCTACGCCTTGCTGACGAAGAGGGGGCCATGGAAATTGAACCATCGTCAGTGAAATTTATTTTTGGTGGAGACGAAGGGGATGAACTGCGGGGTGCCCAGTGCAGTTTTGATTTGATTAAAAATGATCATTGGGAACGCTTTATCCGTTTCATGGAGCGCTATGCAGAGGCCAATGGTATGGGGTATCAAGACCGTTAG
- a CDS encoding DUF1499 domain-containing protein, protein MGVLLAVLLSGMVWFAALPGFEQIFAGSTPENLGVTSGQLAPCPDTPNCVNSQISGDSVHSIEPLHYQGDLENTRNLLVEILGVVPGTTIVESQDDYIRAEAHSRLMGFVDDLEFYFPGDRPTIEVRSASRLGESDLGVNRRRLEQIRLALADLEQGN, encoded by the coding sequence ATGGGTGTGCTACTGGCTGTATTGCTATCGGGGATGGTTTGGTTTGCCGCCTTACCAGGCTTTGAACAAATTTTTGCTGGCTCCACACCGGAAAACCTAGGGGTCACGAGCGGACAATTAGCTCCCTGTCCTGACACGCCCAATTGTGTGAACAGTCAAATTAGTGGTGATTCCGTCCACAGCATTGAGCCTCTCCATTACCAAGGGGATTTGGAAAATACCCGTAACCTATTGGTAGAAATTTTAGGGGTAGTACCCGGCACCACCATTGTGGAATCTCAGGATGATTACATTCGGGCTGAAGCCCATAGCCGCCTAATGGGTTTTGTCGATGACCTGGAATTTTATTTCCCTGGCGATCGCCCTACGATTGAAGTCCGTTCCGCATCCCGGTTGGGAGAATCGGATTTGGGGGTTAACCGCCGCCGTTTAGAGCAAATCCGTTTGGCCTTGGCGGATTTAGAGCAAGGTAATTAG
- a CDS encoding Fur family transcriptional regulator yields MPLTREEIIQTLKERGLRVTPQRYGVYANLLQRRDHPSAEQLLFDLNQAAPTSSQATVYSSLKALQSVGLIREVLLEEGVCRYDANVEPHHHFCCRHCGAIEDVDWEELPAVDLGKLRPGLKAERYEITVHGVCENCAD; encoded by the coding sequence ATGCCCTTAACCAGAGAAGAAATTATTCAAACGCTGAAGGAGCGAGGTCTGCGGGTTACGCCCCAGCGCTACGGGGTCTATGCCAATCTACTCCAACGTCGGGATCATCCCAGTGCGGAACAGTTGTTATTTGACCTTAACCAAGCCGCCCCCACTTCTTCCCAAGCCACGGTGTACAGTTCCCTCAAAGCTCTGCAGTCGGTGGGTTTGATCCGCGAAGTTCTATTAGAAGAAGGGGTTTGTCGCTACGATGCCAACGTGGAGCCCCACCATCATTTTTGTTGCCGTCATTGCGGGGCGATTGAGGATGTGGATTGGGAGGAGTTACCGGCAGTGGATCTTGGTAAACTCAGACCGGGCCTAAAGGCGGAACGTTATGAAATTACCGTCCATGGGGTCTGTGAGAATTGCGCTGATTAG
- a CDS encoding peroxiredoxin, which produces MTPEQVPSVVFKTRVRDESVPGPNPYRWEDKTTEQIFGGKKVVLFSLPGAFTPTCSSNHLPRYEQLFEEFQALGVDDIICLSVNDAFVMFQWGKQIGADKVKLLPDGNGEFTRKMGMLVEKSNLGFGMRSWRYSMFVNDGKIEKMFIEPEFGDNCPVDPFECSDADTMLAYLKGSEAPGVSEPVKAFVG; this is translated from the coding sequence ATGACCCCCGAACAAGTTCCCAGTGTAGTGTTCAAAACCCGTGTCCGTGACGAATCCGTACCTGGTCCTAATCCCTACCGTTGGGAAGACAAAACCACTGAACAAATCTTTGGTGGCAAAAAGGTTGTGCTTTTCTCCCTGCCCGGTGCCTTCACTCCCACCTGTTCTTCCAATCACTTGCCCCGCTACGAGCAGTTGTTTGAAGAATTCCAAGCTTTGGGAGTAGATGACATCATCTGTCTATCTGTTAACGATGCCTTTGTTATGTTCCAATGGGGCAAACAAATTGGTGCCGACAAAGTCAAACTGCTTCCCGACGGCAACGGTGAATTTACCCGCAAAATGGGCATGCTAGTAGAAAAATCCAACCTGGGCTTTGGCATGCGCTCCTGGCGTTATTCCATGTTTGTCAACGATGGCAAGATTGAAAAAATGTTTATCGAGCCTGAGTTCGGCGACAACTGCCCTGTGGATCCCTTTGAATGTTCCGACGCTGACACTATGTTGGCTTACCTCAAAGGGTCTGAAGCTCCTGGGGTTTCTGAACCCGTTAAAGCCTTTGTCGGCTAA